A single window of Solea solea chromosome 9, fSolSol10.1, whole genome shotgun sequence DNA harbors:
- the mpl gene encoding thrombopoietin receptor, translating to MMPPPSTVSLSCRWKMLLISLWIQIGFVFVVVAQSKDGTVSYLSKQDVLLLKEEQDPKCFTRTGGDFTCFFESKDNRTYDFLYKMNSMQRERRGDMTVQRSEEGTFFHIYSFPAVDVLLFLETQLDVVLHGTNVSVCNRTVSVEDHFLLDPPLNVALHQNGRVGQLLVSWHINVPAYCGNVMYRIQYSSEGLGQRTEEVNEDTFTKATLNSLVPGEETDVKVTIKCAFSPSAGHWSSWSRPVRAMVPQRADDISLMCYTSDLENITCQWNGSRYGVEEEYKLLFKMGLSEEWTECLGQRTFCHVCRFRGDYSKQVRVKLSSTRTPLSRTFYTEEFTLNTTIKTCAPAQLREAVLNDMLCLKWEAPLLSLSAHLQYEVGYQTRGSEAWMMVSLEGPGAGTCLQLPLGSQYHVRVRAKPNGFIYSGHWSDWSDVLTHHGSIDTVMLLMLCIPVSMMIIAILLISTYFSKLKKYFWPPMPNLDKVLQEFLTEIDGERWDPPPTVKQWPEETTSSVLEIISEESEVRRLSGERHQLLPPEVTVSCGKLTDGHLRSEVSPDYVTLNKDSLVLCPKGNKYMHEKVGETVTGTQCPCADISVSVPPPPRSVTDLLNYSYVPLTEAADTSDCQCRVTPSNQPGNIYTNLPCS from the exons ATGATGCCTCCTCCGTCTACCGTGAGTTTGTCCTGCAGGTGGAAGATGCTCCTCATCAGCCTTTGGATTCAAAtagggtttgtttttgttgttgttgcacaaagcaaggatgGAACTGTCAGTTACTTGTCAAAGCAAG ATGTTTTGCTCTTAAAGGAAGAGCAGGATCCTAAATGTTTCACCCGCACAGGAGGGGATTTCACCTGCTTTTTTGAAAGTAAAGACAACAGAACATATGACTTCCTCTACAAGATGAACAG catgcagagagagaggagaggtgacATGACTGTCCAGAGATCAGAGGAGGGAACTTTCTTTCACATCTACTCGTTTCCTGCTGTGGACGTTTTGCTTTTTCTGGAGACTCAGCTCGACGTCGTGCTGCACGGCACCAACGTCAGCGTCTGCAATCGCACCGTCTCTGTGGAAGACCACT TCCTCCTTGATCCTCCCTTAAATGTGGCTTTACACCAAAATGGACGAGTGGGACAGCTGCTGGTCTCATGGCACATAAATGTCCCCGCGTACTGTGGAAATGTGATGTACAGGATTCAATATTCCTCCGAGGGTCTTGGCCAGAGGACAGAAGAG GTGAATGAGGACACATTTACCAAAGCCACACTGAACTCTCTGGTACCAGGGGAGGAGACCGACGTCAAGGTCACCATCAAATGTGCCTTTAGTCCCAGTGCAGGACACTGGAGCAGCTGGTCTCGCCCAGTGAGAGCCATGGTTCCCCAGAGGGCAG ATGACATTTCACTGATGTGCTACACGTCGGACTTAGAAAACATCACCTGTCAGTGGAATGGGAGCAGATATGGTGTGGAAGAAGAGTACAAACTCTTATTCAAGATGGGTCTCAG TGAAGAATGGACTGAATGCCTGGGCCAGAGGACGTTCTGTCATGTGTGCCGTTTCCGTGGAGATTACTCCAAACAAGTCCGGGTCAAACTCAGCAGCACTCGGACTCCCCTGAGCAGAACGTTCTACACCGAAGAGTTCACTCTTAACACGACCA tcAAAACGTGTGCACCGGCTCAGCTGAGAGAAGCAGTGCTAAACGACATGCTGTGTTTGAAATGGGAagctcctcttctctctctgtcagctcACCTGCAGTATGAAGTTGGCTATCAGACCAGAGGAAGTGAAGCGTGGATG ATGGTTTCATTAGAAGGACCAGGTGCTGGCACGTGTCTTCAGCTTCCATTAGGCAGCCAGTACCATGTAAGAGTCCGGGCTAAACCGAATGGGTTCATTTACTCCGGCCACTGGAGTGACTGGTCAGACGTGCTCACTCATCACGGCTCCATTGACACAG TAATGTTGCTCATGCTGTGCATCCCCGTCTCCATGATGATAATTGCCATCTTACTTATTTCCACATACTTCAG taaacTCAAGAAGTATTTTTGGCCCCCAATGCCCAATCTGGACAAAGTCCTACAAGAATTCCTGACAGAGATTGATGGGGAAAGATGG GATCCTCCACCCACAGTGAAGCAATGGCCTGAGGAAACCACCTCATCTGTGTTGGAGATCATATCTGAAGAGTCAGAAGTGAGGAGACTCTCAGGAGAGCGCCACCAGCTCCTGCCACCAGAGGTCACTGTCTCGTGTGGAAAACTCACAGATGGACACCTGAGGAGTGAAGTGTCTCCAGACTACGTGACTCTGAACAAAGACAGTCTCGTTCTCTGCCCCAAAGGAAACAAATACATGCACGAGAAGGTCGGAGAGACGGTGACGGGCACACAGTGTCCCTGCGCTGACATCTCAGTCAGtgtcccacctccacctcgcTCAGTCACCGACCTTCTGAACTACTCCTACGTGCCTCTGACTGAGGCTGCAGACACATCAGACTGTCAGTGCAGGGTCACTCCTTCAAACCAACCAGGAAACATTTATACTAATTTACCCTGCAGCTAA